The Pyrodictium delaneyi genome contains a region encoding:
- the fen gene encoding flap endonuclease-1 translates to MGVNLREIIPPEAVTEIELAALRYKVVAIDAYNALYQFLTAIRQPDGTPLMDSRGRVTSHLSGLFYRTINLAEQGIKVVYVFDGKPPEMKYLEIERRKRVKAEAVRKYEEAVKKGDREAARRYAQMAARLTDEMVKDAKRLLDAMGIPYVQAPAEGEAQAAFMARRGDAWAAASQDYDSLLFGSPRLVRNLAITGRRKLPRKDVYIEVKPELIELDKLLKLLGITREQLIALGILIGTDYNPEGVKGIGPKTALKMVKAHRDPVKLLQGLSRHEFPTDPVKIYEYFLNPPVTNDYKLEWREPDEKMVYEILVEEHDFSPDRVKNALERLKKAYREHFRGRQMGLDAWLRR, encoded by the coding sequence GTGGGTGTTAACCTCCGCGAGATTATACCCCCCGAGGCAGTAACGGAGATAGAGCTCGCCGCACTACGCTACAAGGTAGTCGCAATAGACGCTTATAACGCACTTTACCAGTTCCTGACTGCCATCCGGCAGCCCGACGGCACCCCGCTGATGGACTCGCGTGGCCGAGTTACTAGCCATCTTAGCGGACTCTTCTACCGCACCATAAACCTCGCTGAGCAAGGGATAAAGGTAGTATACGTCTTTGACGGAAAGCCTCCAGAGATGAAGTATCTCGAGATAGAGCGGAGGAAGCGGGTCAAAGCGGAGGCTGTCCGGAAGTACGAGGAGGCAGTCAAGAAGGGCGACCGGGAAGCTGCTCGGCGCTACGCCCAGATGGCTGCAAGGCTAACCGACGAAATGGTGAAGGATGCTAAGCGGCTACTCGACGCTATGGGCATCCCCTACGTCCAGGCTCCAGCAGAGGGCGAAGCACAGGCAGCCTTCATGGCGCGCCGGGGCGATGCATGGGCGGCCGCAAGCCAGGACTACGACTCGCTCCTATTCGGCTCCCCTCGGCTAGTGAGAAACCTAGCCATCACGGGGCGGCGTAAACTGCCCCGAAAGGACGTCTACATAGAGGTTAAGCCCGAGCTAATAGAGCTCGATAAACTATTAAAACTTTTAGGGATAACCCGGGAGCAGCTAATAGCCCTGGGTATACTAATAGGTACTGACTATAATCCCGAGGGCGTAAAGGGTATAGGCCCAAAGACCGCGCTCAAGATGGTTAAGGCGCATCGCGACCCAGTGAAGCTGCTCCAGGGACTTTCCAGGCACGAGTTCCCCACCGACCCGGTAAAGATCTACGAGTACTTCCTCAACCCCCCAGTCACGAACGACTATAAGCTCGAGTGGAGAGAACCCGACGAGAAAATGGTCTACGAGATACTCGTGGAAGAGCACGACTTTAGCCCGGATCGCGTGAAGAACGCTCTAGAGAGGCTGAAGAAAGCATACAGAGAGCACTTCCGGGGTCGCCAGATGGGTCTCGATGCATGGCTACGTCGTTAG
- a CDS encoding class I SAM-dependent methyltransferase, giving the protein MATNRGMDGSPVPCLCLVTGRRCGEAARRLLRDSQLAAGQRRPVKQYCTRLGLPVFAAEAGTEELKLLRDRLLSVCGGLVEVVECLCTAREQRRPPVSYVIVGRVAIVSLDERLAGREREVAEELLRTVPGITAVYGKEATVGEYRAQKLVHLAGERLEETIHVEHGLRIPVPLGRVYINPRLATEHRRVAEMITGDDIVLDMFSGVGGFSLVASALGRGRLIVANDANPWAVTSLLRAMEMNRSKLKTPIIAMCSDARRLPELLRPVFTRIIMNLPHSAVDFIPVARRLCSPRGCVLHVYTVASSPEEALARVPGGSSVTHVLDYAPHRFIYRVDVVVRGEDEVEG; this is encoded by the coding sequence ATGGCGACGAACCGCGGCATGGACGGGTCACCGGTTCCCTGCTTATGTCTTGTCACTGGGCGGCGCTGCGGTGAGGCAGCGCGTAGGCTGCTCCGCGACAGCCAGCTTGCAGCAGGGCAGAGGCGGCCGGTTAAACAATACTGTACACGCTTAGGGCTTCCAGTGTTTGCAGCCGAGGCTGGGACCGAGGAACTGAAGCTGCTTCGCGACCGACTGTTATCTGTCTGCGGCGGCCTGGTAGAAGTGGTTGAATGTCTCTGTACGGCCCGGGAGCAGCGGCGTCCACCCGTCTCCTACGTGATAGTGGGCCGTGTGGCGATAGTATCGCTAGACGAGCGATTGGCTGGGCGTGAGAGGGAAGTGGCTGAGGAGCTGCTCCGTACAGTGCCCGGGATAACTGCGGTCTACGGCAAGGAGGCTACAGTGGGTGAGTACCGGGCCCAGAAGCTAGTACACCTGGCTGGCGAGCGACTCGAGGAGACAATACACGTGGAGCACGGGCTGCGCATACCGGTGCCGCTCGGCCGCGTCTACATAAACCCAAGGCTAGCGACAGAGCATCGACGTGTAGCGGAGATGATAACAGGAGACGACATAGTCCTCGACATGTTCAGCGGGGTGGGCGGCTTCAGCCTAGTAGCCTCGGCGCTGGGTCGCGGCCGGCTGATAGTAGCTAATGACGCCAACCCTTGGGCAGTAACGAGCCTCCTACGGGCCATGGAGATGAACCGGTCAAAGCTAAAGACGCCGATAATAGCGATGTGCTCTGATGCGCGTCGGTTGCCAGAGCTACTCCGGCCAGTATTCACCCGGATAATCATGAACCTGCCTCATAGCGCTGTGGACTTCATCCCGGTAGCCCGGCGGCTCTGCAGCCCACGGGGCTGCGTACTGCACGTCTACACTGTAGCGTCTTCCCCCGAGGAGGCCCTAGCCAGAGTCCCCGGAGGCTCCTCTGTCACTCATGTCCTCGACTATGCACCCCACAGATTCATATACCGTGTCGACGTTGTCGTCCGGGGCGAGGACGAGGTAGAGGGCTAG
- a CDS encoding protein-L-isoaspartate O-methyltransferase — translation MTYTGSFEEKRRRLVEKLVREGYIRSERVKRAMLRVPRELFVPEELRHMAYEDTPLPIGHGQTISAPHMVAMMTEFADLEPGMRVLEIGAGSGYHAAVIAEVVAPSDLPRDRWGHVYTIERIPELAEYARRNLDRAGYADRVTVILGDGTKGYPPAAPYDRIIVTAAAPEVPKPLLEQLKPGGKIVIPIGDRYMQYLYIVEKLSDGRIKIRNVTPCLFVPLIGEYGWREYEY, via the coding sequence GTGACGTATACCGGGTCTTTCGAGGAGAAACGTAGGAGGCTCGTAGAAAAGCTAGTGAGGGAGGGCTATATACGCTCCGAGCGCGTTAAGAGAGCTATGCTCCGTGTTCCTAGGGAGCTCTTTGTGCCCGAGGAGCTACGGCACATGGCATACGAGGATACTCCACTCCCAATAGGCCACGGTCAAACTATCAGCGCACCACACATGGTGGCAATGATGACGGAATTTGCAGATCTAGAGCCTGGCATGCGTGTCCTAGAGATAGGAGCAGGCTCCGGTTATCACGCTGCAGTAATAGCCGAGGTCGTAGCTCCTAGTGACCTGCCACGGGATCGATGGGGCCACGTATACACGATAGAGCGCATACCAGAACTAGCAGAGTATGCACGCCGCAACCTGGATAGAGCTGGCTACGCCGACCGCGTCACGGTAATACTAGGCGACGGCACCAAGGGTTACCCCCCAGCAGCTCCCTACGACAGGATAATAGTAACTGCCGCGGCGCCCGAGGTGCCAAAGCCGCTCCTAGAGCAGCTAAAGCCTGGAGGTAAGATTGTCATACCCATAGGGGACAGGTACATGCAGTACCTCTACATAGTGGAGAAACTATCCGATGGTAGAATAAAAATACGGAATGTGACTCCGTGTCTGTTCGTTCCTCTCATAGGTGAGTATGGTTGGAGAGAATACGAGTACTAG
- a CDS encoding CDC48 family AAA ATPase, giving the protein MVVTSSRRRKEVVLRVVEAKQRDVGKGKVRIDVDILKMIGAEPGDVVEIEGRKKTAAVAWPSYPEDRGQDIIRMDGLLRKNAGVSIGDKVIVRKADVQPASVVKLAPANFSITIDSGFVNYVKKKLIEYPVVEGDTVLIPVLNQSIPFVVVQTKPQGVVVISHDTNIILLEKPVEQGKIPRVTYEDIGGMKDIIQKVRELIELPLKHPEIFKRLGIEPPKGVLLYGPPGVGKTLLAKAIANETNAYFIAINGPEIMSKYYGESEQRLREIFEEAKKHAPSIIFIDEIDAIAPKRDEVVGEVERRVVAQLLALMDGLESRGDVIVIAATNRPNAIDPALRRPGRFDREIEIPLPDKQGRLEILQIHTRNMPLAEDVDLERLAELTRGYTGADLAALVREAAMHALRRYLPRIDLSQDRIPPEILEEMEIRMEDFMAALREIVPSGLREIYIEVPEVHWDDIGGLEEAKQQLREAVEWPLKNPDVFRRMGITPPKGILLFGPPGTGKTLLAKAAATESGANFIAVRGPEVLSKWVGESEKMIREIFRKARQHSPAIIFFDEIDAIAQTRGFYDTSGVTYRIVNQLLAELDGIVPLSNVVVIAATNRPDILDPALLRPGRFDKIIYVPPPDTRARLEILRIHTRKMPLAEDVDLELLAMRTEGYSGADLAALVREAALLALREDINATKVHMRHFMKALEVIRPSITQDMVKFYEEWYQQARQQLPGSKLLQAKPTMFT; this is encoded by the coding sequence CGTAGACATATTGAAGATGATAGGTGCAGAACCCGGCGACGTAGTAGAGATTGAAGGGCGCAAGAAGACGGCAGCAGTCGCATGGCCTAGTTACCCGGAGGACAGAGGCCAGGATATTATACGGATGGATGGTCTGCTCCGTAAGAATGCAGGCGTGAGTATCGGTGATAAGGTTATTGTGCGTAAGGCTGATGTGCAGCCGGCTTCCGTAGTCAAGCTTGCACCAGCTAACTTCTCTATAACCATTGATAGTGGTTTCGTGAACTATGTGAAGAAGAAGCTTATAGAGTACCCTGTGGTTGAGGGAGATACTGTCCTCATACCCGTGCTTAACCAGTCTATACCCTTCGTAGTTGTTCAGACCAAGCCACAAGGAGTAGTTGTAATTAGCCATGATACCAACATCATACTGTTAGAGAAGCCCGTAGAGCAGGGCAAGATACCGAGGGTAACATACGAAGACATAGGCGGGATGAAGGATATTATACAAAAGGTCCGCGAGCTCATAGAGCTACCCCTCAAACACCCAGAGATATTCAAGAGGCTGGGCATCGAGCCGCCGAAGGGTGTGCTCCTCTACGGCCCGCCCGGCGTAGGTAAGACTCTCCTCGCAAAGGCTATTGCTAACGAGACAAACGCCTACTTCATAGCTATTAATGGCCCGGAGATTATGAGCAAGTATTATGGCGAGAGCGAGCAGAGGCTAAGAGAGATATTCGAGGAGGCCAAGAAGCACGCGCCAAGCATCATATTCATAGACGAGATAGACGCGATAGCGCCCAAGCGCGACGAGGTAGTAGGTGAGGTCGAGCGCCGTGTAGTAGCACAGCTCCTAGCCCTTATGGACGGTCTTGAGAGCCGTGGAGACGTCATAGTGATAGCTGCTACGAACAGGCCTAATGCTATCGACCCTGCCCTGCGCCGCCCAGGCCGCTTCGACCGCGAGATAGAGATACCACTACCCGACAAGCAGGGCAGGCTCGAGATACTACAGATACATACCAGGAACATGCCACTAGCCGAGGACGTTGACCTCGAAAGGCTGGCTGAGTTAACCCGTGGTTACACTGGTGCAGACCTAGCAGCACTAGTACGCGAAGCAGCTATGCACGCGCTGCGCCGCTACCTGCCGCGGATAGACCTTAGCCAGGACCGGATACCCCCAGAGATCCTCGAGGAAATGGAGATACGGATGGAGGACTTCATGGCGGCGCTACGCGAGATAGTGCCAAGCGGCCTACGAGAGATCTACATCGAGGTCCCGGAGGTCCACTGGGACGACATAGGCGGTCTTGAGGAGGCTAAGCAGCAGCTCCGCGAGGCCGTCGAGTGGCCACTAAAGAACCCCGACGTGTTCCGCCGCATGGGAATAACACCGCCTAAGGGTATCCTGCTCTTTGGCCCGCCTGGCACCGGTAAGACGCTGCTAGCCAAGGCTGCTGCCACGGAGAGCGGAGCCAACTTCATCGCGGTACGCGGCCCCGAGGTGCTAAGCAAATGGGTAGGCGAAAGCGAGAAAATGATACGCGAGATATTCAGGAAAGCAAGGCAGCACAGTCCAGCAATAATATTCTTCGACGAGATAGACGCAATAGCGCAGACGAGGGGCTTCTACGATACTAGTGGTGTGACGTACCGTATAGTCAACCAGCTTCTAGCAGAACTAGACGGCATAGTACCGTTGAGCAATGTGGTCGTGATAGCTGCTACGAATAGGCCAGACATACTCGACCCAGCGCTACTCCGGCCGGGCCGCTTTGACAAAATAATCTACGTGCCACCGCCCGATACTCGTGCAAGGCTAGAGATACTCCGAATACACACTCGTAAAATGCCTCTAGCAGAGGATGTAGACCTTGAACTGCTTGCTATGCGCACTGAAGGCTACAGTGGTGCTGATCTAGCAGCATTGGTGCGTGAAGCCGCGCTGCTAGCACTACGCGAGGACATAAACGCCACAAAAGTGCATATGAGACACTTCATGAAGGCACTAGAAGTAATAAGACCATCGATAACACAAGATATGGTAAAGTTCTATGAGGAATGGTATCAGCAAGCACGTCAACAATTGCCGGGCAGTAAGCTGCTCCAAGCAAAACCAACTATGTTCACATAA
- a CDS encoding PUA domain-containing protein: MEPWRWYDRDLLEELGRVYGPQGLHVLLESLMMPPARYYFRVNKLRVDPGELLEEIREEGFTVYMDELLEEALWIPVKGPRRLRDPGCRVVVDKRTAESVMMGAHVYAPGVVRVEDCVRSGREVLVVSENGIPVAVGVAAPLFREALRARRGLVVEVVEPLYRVPSLRETKWGREGMIYEQSISSMHVAHVLAPKPGSVIVDMCAAPGGKTGHVYELVRGKARVIAVDHSRRKTERLRQELRRLGHRGVEVIRADSRYLDKRLGEGIADYVILDPPCSSLGVIPKIWDRKTMRDIEISARYQRQFLRAAYRLLRPGGVLVYSTCTMTVRENEENIRYAVEELGFRLEEAWPRRFSRGIGSYGQPAIRIHPNVHRATGYFIARLRKPP; this comes from the coding sequence ATGGAGCCTTGGAGATGGTACGATAGGGACCTGCTAGAGGAGCTAGGTCGCGTCTACGGTCCCCAGGGGCTGCACGTCCTCCTAGAGTCGCTCATGATGCCCCCGGCTCGCTACTATTTCCGTGTCAACAAGCTCCGCGTAGACCCGGGTGAACTTCTGGAGGAGATACGGGAGGAGGGCTTCACGGTTTACATGGATGAGCTGCTCGAGGAGGCTCTCTGGATCCCTGTGAAGGGACCCAGAAGGCTCCGCGATCCCGGCTGCAGAGTTGTCGTGGACAAACGGACTGCTGAGAGCGTGATGATGGGAGCCCACGTCTACGCCCCGGGCGTGGTCCGTGTTGAGGACTGTGTCCGCTCGGGCCGAGAGGTGCTAGTGGTCTCGGAGAACGGTATCCCAGTAGCAGTGGGTGTGGCTGCACCGCTGTTCCGGGAAGCGCTACGCGCCCGCAGGGGCCTCGTAGTGGAGGTCGTTGAGCCTCTCTACAGGGTGCCCAGCCTACGCGAGACCAAGTGGGGCCGCGAGGGAATGATCTACGAGCAGAGCATATCCTCCATGCATGTAGCCCACGTGCTGGCCCCTAAGCCCGGCTCCGTTATCGTCGATATGTGTGCGGCACCGGGCGGGAAGACCGGGCACGTCTACGAGCTAGTTCGGGGAAAGGCACGGGTGATAGCGGTCGACCACTCCCGGAGAAAGACAGAGCGGCTCCGCCAAGAGCTAAGGAGGCTCGGACACCGTGGCGTGGAAGTGATTAGAGCAGACTCAAGGTACCTAGACAAGAGGCTCGGCGAGGGAATAGCAGACTACGTGATCCTTGACCCGCCGTGTAGCAGTCTCGGAGTGATACCGAAAATATGGGACCGTAAGACGATGAGAGATATAGAGATCAGCGCTCGGTACCAGCGCCAGTTCCTTCGCGCAGCTTACCGGCTCCTCCGCCCAGGCGGGGTCCTGGTCTACTCCACTTGCACTATGACGGTCAGGGAGAACGAGGAGAACATACGCTACGCGGTAGAGGAGCTAGGTTTCCGCCTAGAGGAGGCATGGCCTCGCCGCTTCAGCCGCGGAATAGGCAGCTACGGCCAGCCCGCTATAAGAATCCACCCCAACGTCCACAGAGCGACAGGCTACTTCATAGCACGGCTGCGAAAACCACCCTAG
- a CDS encoding type II toxin-antitoxin system VapC family toxin: MSVKEVANALWKKTLRGEMNSDDAAKIVADLASGTVPLYSQEP, translated from the coding sequence TTGTCTGTCAAAGAGGTGGCTAACGCGCTCTGGAAGAAGACCCTACGAGGCGAGATGAACTCAGACGACGCAGCCAAGATAGTCGCGGACCTCGCCTCTGGCACGGTGCCACTCTATAGTCAGGAGCCCTGA
- a CDS encoding DUF371 domain-containing protein, whose translation MTTRRICIKLLQCRGHPNVQLSHPSTLELEKEASLTPRGDCIACVSCKGDLGECVEEKGLAALYIAALSFFPPGVASTIVSGLSPAARPRRLIARRSCHRVDSIVIAANRAAADVPENLRRLLMSSYTRCLALYLVLAPDDNVDTVYESVGCIVEDMSDRGASGDSG comes from the coding sequence GTGACAACGAGAAGAATATGCATCAAGCTTCTACAGTGCCGCGGACACCCTAACGTGCAATTATCCCATCCCTCCACCCTCGAGCTGGAGAAGGAAGCTTCCCTGACGCCACGCGGCGACTGCATAGCATGCGTATCATGTAAGGGGGATCTTGGAGAATGCGTAGAAGAGAAGGGGCTTGCAGCCCTCTATATAGCAGCACTCTCATTCTTCCCGCCGGGCGTTGCTAGCACCATTGTTTCCGGACTCTCGCCCGCCGCGAGGCCCAGGCGGTTGATAGCCCGGCGGAGCTGTCACCGAGTAGACAGCATAGTAATCGCGGCAAACAGGGCTGCCGCCGACGTGCCAGAGAATCTACGCCGGCTGCTAATGAGCAGCTATACTCGGTGCCTAGCCCTCTACCTCGTCCTCGCCCCGGACGACAACGTCGACACGGTATATGAATCTGTGGGGTGCATAGTCGAGGACATGAGTGACAGAGGAGCCTCCGGGGACTCTGGCTAG
- a CDS encoding NAD(+)/NADH kinase has translation MPRFVAIYARPDRREALELAREAYRRLREAGAEPAYDASIAGLLKGPAVDLRFEHVEGVVVIGGDGTLLRLLQLLGAHSPVLHLVRLGRRAFLFDEPPSEAMERLRDFVEDRYLVEEHRRLLVYARGVEAYALNEAAVLALGSKVAGLRVELEDGSLLYEGLEGDGLIVATPTGSTAYSYSAGGSVIHPGLDAAVITPVNPVDRRMGSIVVPGSTRVRIRVERTTRPVKLIIDGVREYLLARGAVVETVLRGPPVRIARYRERGLLRLPWSPSTS, from the coding sequence ATGCCGCGGTTCGTCGCCATATACGCCAGGCCCGATCGCAGAGAGGCGCTAGAGCTGGCTAGAGAGGCTTACCGTCGCCTCCGCGAGGCTGGCGCCGAGCCAGCCTACGATGCCTCTATAGCTGGGCTCCTCAAGGGCCCGGCTGTCGACCTGCGCTTCGAGCACGTGGAGGGCGTTGTGGTGATAGGCGGAGATGGTACCCTACTCCGCTTGCTACAACTCCTCGGCGCCCACAGCCCGGTACTCCATCTCGTACGGCTGGGGCGCAGAGCCTTCCTTTTCGACGAGCCCCCGAGCGAGGCCATGGAGAGGCTACGGGACTTTGTCGAGGACCGGTACCTTGTGGAGGAGCACCGGCGACTCCTTGTGTATGCACGTGGAGTAGAAGCATATGCGCTCAACGAGGCAGCAGTACTAGCCCTCGGCTCCAAGGTGGCTGGGCTACGGGTCGAACTGGAAGACGGCTCCTTGCTCTACGAGGGCCTAGAGGGTGATGGACTGATAGTAGCGACGCCTACAGGAAGTACAGCCTATAGCTACAGCGCTGGGGGCTCGGTCATACACCCTGGGCTCGACGCAGCAGTAATAACCCCCGTGAACCCGGTTGACCGGAGAATGGGCAGCATAGTAGTCCCCGGCAGCACTAGAGTTAGGATACGTGTAGAGCGCACAACCCGACCGGTAAAACTCATCATAGACGGTGTCCGAGAATACCTTCTCGCCCGCGGAGCTGTCGTCGAGACTGTACTCCGCGGGCCGCCGGTCCGTATAGCACGGTACCGAGAGCGGGGGCTGCTGAGGCTGCCATGGAGCCCGTCTACGTCCTAG
- a CDS encoding zinc-binding dehydrogenase, protein MVSYRAAVLREFGKPFSLEEFRYEPPSGWVGVRVRAVGVCGRDVVVWRGGFRNLRPPLVLGHEVFGEYEGKPVAVFPAIVGENCLERMEGRENLCRDYAILGETVPGGYAEYVYVPRWNLIELPDTRYTSYAAAACGVATFIHAAKVAGIGGGDRVLVTGAAGGVGIHGVQYLVSLGVEVYGTTRSREKARVLEELGVHPLTSREFSRELGAKVDAVFEVVGASTINESLRALKPQGTLVLIGNVEGKPLELARPAMIVMRELRIIGSAAYTRREYETAINLIARGLIKPFYKTYKLDEVNQAYKDMLSGNLVGRAVLTI, encoded by the coding sequence GTGGTCTCATATCGTGCTGCTGTTCTACGCGAGTTCGGCAAGCCCTTCAGCCTCGAGGAGTTCCGGTATGAGCCTCCTAGTGGCTGGGTTGGTGTAAGGGTCCGTGCGGTGGGCGTTTGTGGCCGTGATGTTGTTGTGTGGCGCGGTGGGTTCCGCAACCTCCGCCCACCGCTGGTCCTGGGCCACGAGGTCTTCGGCGAATACGAGGGCAAGCCCGTGGCAGTATTCCCGGCTATCGTTGGCGAGAATTGCCTGGAACGTATGGAGGGGCGTGAGAACCTTTGCAGAGATTACGCTATTCTCGGAGAAACCGTGCCCGGAGGCTATGCGGAGTACGTCTATGTGCCTAGATGGAACCTCATAGAGCTGCCGGATACCCGCTATACCAGCTACGCTGCAGCAGCCTGTGGCGTAGCAACATTCATCCACGCAGCCAAGGTGGCTGGCATCGGAGGTGGTGACCGCGTACTAGTTACCGGTGCAGCTGGCGGCGTAGGCATCCATGGCGTCCAGTATCTTGTAAGCCTAGGGGTAGAGGTCTACGGCACTACGCGTAGCCGAGAGAAGGCCCGTGTACTCGAGGAGCTAGGAGTACACCCGTTGACCTCTAGGGAGTTCAGCCGAGAGCTAGGAGCCAAGGTCGACGCAGTCTTCGAGGTAGTAGGCGCGTCGACCATCAACGAGAGTCTCCGCGCCCTAAAGCCCCAGGGCACGCTCGTGCTCATAGGCAACGTCGAGGGCAAGCCACTGGAGCTCGCGAGACCCGCGATGATAGTTATGCGCGAGCTGCGAATCATCGGCTCAGCCGCCTATACCAGGAGAGAATACGAGACAGCGATCAATCTCATAGCCCGGGGCCTAATCAAGCCGTTCTACAAGACGTATAAGCTCGACGAGGTAAACCAAGCCTACAAAGACATGCTATCAGGAAACCTAGTAGGTCGCGCCGTTCTCACAATCTAA
- a CDS encoding NOB1 family endonuclease encodes MEPVYVLDTTAFIARWLLYAPGAGQAYTTSLVIEEVRDQASREGLELALGLGRLEVRDPSPEALKRAVREAAKAGLHASLSRTDLSVAALALELRQQGYRVIVVTDDYALQNLVAKLGLEYKPLRTRGITRVESYRVQCPACGYVSRRPGERVCPVCGTPLKRTRKHYNHRQR; translated from the coding sequence ATGGAGCCCGTCTACGTCCTAGACACGACTGCGTTCATAGCCCGGTGGCTCCTCTACGCTCCGGGTGCGGGCCAGGCCTACACCACGAGCCTGGTCATCGAGGAGGTGCGTGACCAGGCTAGCCGCGAGGGCCTAGAGCTAGCCCTAGGCCTCGGCAGGCTAGAGGTACGCGATCCAAGCCCCGAAGCCCTGAAGCGTGCTGTCCGCGAGGCAGCCAAGGCCGGGCTTCACGCATCCCTTAGCAGAACCGATCTCAGTGTAGCAGCGCTTGCCCTCGAACTCAGACAGCAAGGCTACCGCGTGATAGTAGTAACAGACGACTACGCGTTACAGAACCTCGTAGCCAAGCTTGGCCTAGAGTACAAGCCGCTACGCACCCGGGGAATAACCCGGGTAGAGAGTTACCGTGTCCAGTGCCCCGCCTGCGGCTACGTATCCCGTAGGCCCGGCGAGCGAGTCTGCCCAGTATGCGGCACGCCACTCAAGAGAACAAGGAAACACTACAACCACAGGCAGCGTTAG